One window of Vitis riparia cultivar Riparia Gloire de Montpellier isolate 1030 chromosome 5, EGFV_Vit.rip_1.0, whole genome shotgun sequence genomic DNA carries:
- the LOC117915351 gene encoding CRIB domain-containing protein RIC5-like, whose amino-acid sequence MSTKVKGLLKGLRYISQIFENEKEPEMQIGFPTDVKHVAHIGWDGPSVSSPSWMNEFKSTPETLSAPLTSNGVAKEISVDEDINRTEGEKPPTSKEKQRRRRSSSSGGAFPLDSPARNPSDAPKHSRRHHSSGGSVISDNQDGSTRSSRRHHNLSGLESTSRDGPGIPKQSRRRKSKGSSGGGSSRSRSKGQASLTDVDPFSESGLLSGTKHGTKNSTELYPVSVLEVFEEENECGEISKELRDW is encoded by the exons ATGTCAACAAAGGTGAAGGGCCTCTTGAAGGGCCTAAGATACATTTCACAAATATTCG aaaatgaaaaggaaccCGAGATGCAGATTGGCTTTCCCACGGACGTGAAGCATGTTGCACACATAGGATGGGATGGCCCGTCTGTAAGTTCGCCGAGTTGG ATGAATGAGTTCAAATCCACTCCTGAAACCTTATCCGCCCCATTAACATCTAATGGAGTTGCAAAGGAAATTTCTGTAGATGAAG ATATAAATAGGACAGAAGGCGAAAAGCCGCCGACTTCTAAGGAAAAGCAAAGGAGACGCCGTTCATCATCATCGGGTGGCGCCTTTCCATTGGATTCCCCAGCTCGGAATCCTTCTGATGCGCCAAAACACAGCAGGCGCCATCACTCTTCGGGTGGATCTGTCATTTCCGACAACCAAGATGGGAGCACAAGATCATCAAGGCGGCACCACAACTTAAGCGGGCTGGAGTCAACCTCACGAGATGGGCCTGGAATCCCAAAACAGTCGCGCCGGAGGAAATCAAAGGGGTCATCTGGAGGTGGGTCAAGTAGGTCAAGGTCAAAAGGCCAGGCGTCGCTAACTGATGTTGATCCCTTCTCGGAATCTGGACTTCTGTCTGGAACCAAACATGGAACGAAGAACAGCACCGAGTTGTACCCGGTTTCGGTTTTGGAAGTTTTTGAAGAAGAGAATGAGTGCGGTGAGATTTCAAAGGAACTTCGCGATTGGTAA